In Terriglobales bacterium, the sequence CGTTTTGGATCCGCAGGGTAAGACCATCCATGGCGCGCTGAATAAGATGGGCTACAAAGCGGTGGGGGGCGTCCGTCAGGGAAAGTATTTTGTGATCGATCTGAATGGCGGGATCGACAAAACGGAAGCCGAGGCGCAGGTGGAGCAAATAGCTCGGGAAGTGCTCACCAACCCCGTCATCGAGGAGTTCCATTACTCCATTGAGCAGTAGTTTCTCGGAAATTCGAATTCACAATAACCCGCAGCGTGGCCAGCAAGAGCCCGTTGCCAGGGGGACAGACAGATGTGCGGCATAGTGGGTTACGTAGGCAAGAAGAGAGTGGTGCCGGTCATCATCGATGGCCTGCGTCGTCTGGAATATCGCGGCTACGATTCAGCGGGAATCGCGGTAGCCGGTAACGGCGATGGACTGCAGGTGCGCCGCGCGGAAGGCAAGCTGCGCAATCTGGAGGAAGCGGTTCGGCTCAAGCCGCTTGACGGCACCTACGGCATCGGTCACACGCGCTGGGCTACGCACGGCCGTCCCACGGAAGAAAATGCTCATCCGCACCGCGACTGCACGGGACGGATCG encodes:
- the purS gene encoding phosphoribosylformylglycinamidine synthase subunit PurS; its protein translation is MKAYVYVSLKQSVLDPQGKTIHGALNKMGYKAVGGVRQGKYFVIDLNGGIDKTEAEAQVEQIAREVLTNPVIEEFHYSIEQ
- a CDS encoding glutamine--fructose-6-phosphate aminotransferase; this translates as MCGIVGYVGKKRVVPVIIDGLRRLEYRGYDSAGIAVAGNGDGLQVRRAEGKLRNLEEAVRLKPLDGTYGIGHTRWATHGRPTEENAHPHRDCTGRI